A window of Drosophila santomea strain STO CAGO 1482 chromosome X, Prin_Dsan_1.1, whole genome shotgun sequence genomic DNA:
GGCTCCACTCCTAACTTATGTGAGGAAGCAGGCAGAGCAGGTGGAGCTAAAACGCGGCGCTGGAGAGGACGTTGGCATACGCAAGTGTTTGCAACGGCTCCAAAAGGTCTTGAGCAGGGTTTAGGTCTACCTAAAATATGATCAAAACTGTTTTTGTACATATGATAACGCTTCTCAATGTAAAGTTAGGCATtctataaaaacttttttatttcagtCGGAAGATTCAATGATTCCTTCTTTAGAGATTTACTTTACGGTGCGGCAATAATGTACATGCTAGTTACACTGTTACGCGATCTGAGCTCAACGGATTTACGTTAGggattgaaaataaatacactaAGATTGCTTCTCCTTCGGGCAGTTCTATAAACAGACGGCTAAACAACGTTTTTGACGTCACGCGGTATGCGATTAGTAAGCAGCTCGGGAGGCATAAAGCCGGAGTCGCCCAGGTACTTAATGGACACGTTGCCCGACGGACTAATGGTCAGCCAGGTGATGGAAGCGTGGTTAATGCTGATCCGCAGCCAACCCTCGGCGGGGAACTGCAGGGCTCGGCAGACGAAGTACCGGATCACGTTGCCGTGTCCCACGATCAGGGTATAGCTCTCCTTCTCTTGGTCGGGATAGGCGCGGTGGAAGTATCGGCGAAAGGCGGCCTCTATGCGCGATCCGTCGCGAAGGAACTGCTGCAGTAAAATAAAAGCCGAAAATCATGTGGAATACGCACTGGGTTGACCATTGACTTGACTTACAGATGCCTCCGGCTTCCAGTGGCCCACTGGCGGCTGAGGAGGAATAGGCGCTCCTTCACGCAGGAAGGCGCAGTTCACCACTTTCTCTTTTTCGAATTCAATCTGCTTGAGTATAATATCGGATGTCTCCTGGGCACGCACCATTGTAGATGCTACTATCTTGTCCCACTTGATGCCCAGCTCGCTGAGCCGTTTTCCAGTAAACTCTGCCTGCTTGCGGCCGCGCTCCGTGAGATGGTGCGTGTCATCCGAATCGCCCACGTCCAGATACTCGCCGTGCCGCACCAGGATAATGTGGCGCGCCTTCTTGGCCTTCGCCTTCTCCAGCTCCGCGTTGTAGCGGTTCTCCTCCTCCGGCTGGCTGTTTCGCAGTGGACGCACTAGCGCGCGTGGCTCCCGGCAATCCCAGTTGGTGTCCCAAAGGGCCCACGGATCCACCGGCTTATCACTGTTCGTCCATGAATTGTGCACAGCCGCCTGTGGGTCCCGCAGCCGCTGTAGGTAGTAAGCCGCCAACCCGGCTCCAGTGCCGCACACGAAGCTGGTTAACTTTCGCATCGTTACGGTTTTAagttattttctttaattttagttttattcCGCTCAATGGGTGCAGTATTTAAATACTGCGCATTTGGTATTCGGGTGATCCGGTTAATTGGTATATAAATACCACGCATCACTAATTAGACTATAATTAATACAAAGTAACCAAggtttataaaaaatacaaatatatattttttaaatttttttatataaaataattgtttattgtgTGGTCAAACTAAATGGTTCTTTAAAAAATACCTTGCAGATACTGAATACTGAAAAGTACCAACGTTGGCACTCCTTAATAACAATCGGAATGATACGATACGGCAACGCTGTAGTgtgaaaaattgcaattttttt
This region includes:
- the LOC120457073 gene encoding serine/threonine-protein phosphatase Pgam5, mitochondrial isoform X2; the encoded protein is MRKLTSFVCGTGAGLAAYYLQRLRDPQAAVHNSWTNSDKPVDPWALWDTNWDCREPRALVRPLRNSQPEEENRYNAELEKAKAKKARHIILVRHGEYLDVGDSDDTHHLTERGRKQAEFTGKRLSELGIKWDKIVASTMVRAQETSDIILKQIEFEKEKVVNCAFLREGAPIPPQPPVGHWKPEASFLRDGSRIEAAFRRYFHRAYPDQEKESYTLIVGHGNVIRYFVCRALQFPAEGWLRISINHASITWLTISPSGNVSIKYLGDSGFMPPELLTNRIPRDVKNVV
- the LOC120457073 gene encoding serine/threonine-protein phosphatase Pgam5, mitochondrial isoform X1, with protein sequence MRKLTSFVCGTGAGLAAYYLQRLRDPQAAVHNSWTNSDKPVDPWALWDTNWDCREPRALVRPLRNSQPEEENRYNAELEKAKAKKARHIILVRHGEYLDVGDSDDTHHLTERGRKQAEFTGKRLSELGIKWDKIVASTMVRAQETSDIILKQIEFEKEKVVNCAFLREGAPIPPQPPVGHWKPEASQFLRDGSRIEAAFRRYFHRAYPDQEKESYTLIVGHGNVIRYFVCRALQFPAEGWLRISINHASITWLTISPSGNVSIKYLGDSGFMPPELLTNRIPRDVKNVV